From the genome of Deltaproteobacteria bacterium, one region includes:
- a CDS encoding VanZ family protein has translation MRATRSMNRAWDIVWSAYVLALVAFSLLPAAMPQGMANDDKLMHFLAYAILVALCPWRRRYGRGPWAVSWAMALGVVLEVGQDVLPTGRVMDVRDMVANALGAISGAGLKWSVEAWRPRIKVASTGGAR, from the coding sequence ATGCGTGCAACTCGATCCATGAACCGTGCCTGGGATATTGTCTGGAGCGCCTATGTGCTGGCGCTCGTCGCCTTTTCTCTTTTGCCCGCGGCCATGCCCCAGGGCATGGCCAATGACGACAAGCTGATGCATTTTCTGGCCTACGCCATTTTGGTTGCCCTGTGCCCCTGGCGACGCCGATATGGGCGTGGTCCCTGGGCCGTGTCGTGGGCCATGGCCCTGGGCGTCGTCCTGGAAGTGGGCCAGGATGTCCTGCCCACGGGGCGGGTCATGGATGTCCGGGACATGGTCGCCAACGCCCTGGGCGCGATTTCCGGGGCGGGCTTGAAATGGTCTGTCGAGGCCTGGCGGCCGCGGATCAAGGTTGCCAGCACCGGAGGCGCGCGATGA
- the pnp gene encoding polyribonucleotide nucleotidyltransferase, translating to MMAFQLTSRSVPMGDSEIVIEHGKLALQASGSVTVRWGDTIVLVTATHQALDRDVDFLPLTCNYQEMLYAAGRIPGSYFRREVGRPSDHETLTSRLIDRPIRPLFPKGCTHEIQVIATVISSDKEHAADILAMIGASAALHISDIPFAGPIAAIRVGYKDGQFLLNPPASQLASSDLNMVLAGTRDAVVMVEGGAQFLSEDIMAEAVAWGHAQIQPILDAQEELRAVLGKEKFLVTPPQEDTELSEAVAELAAAPLGEALTVPGKMDRKDAKKKVRQDLMDALATRFADTPERLKGVGEILEHLEKKIVRQRIMTDKVRIDGRDLTTVRPLTLEVGFLPRTHGSAIFTRGETKSLCTCTLGSTRDEQRVETLAGETSRRFLMHYNFPPYSVGEARMLRAPSRREVGHGALSERALAPVLPPAETFPFTIRVVSDIMESNGSSSMASVCGGTLALMDAGVPIKTPIAGIAMGLIKEADEYLVLTDILGDEDHLGDMDFKVAGSRDGVTSIQMDIKIAGIPAEVMRQALHQAKAARVHILDQMEAVISTPRGELSRFAPQMEVVHISPEKIREVIGPGGKNIKAICEATQADIDIDDSGKISIFAPDQTSLAKAREMVLYYDQKAELNKDYDGIVKKIMDFGAFIEILPGLEGLCHISQLARERVNTVQDVVQEGDAIRVRVIDIEPSGRIKLSRKAIILEELGEEPEPEQPRAPRGDRPRGGGDRRGPDRRGPRRDR from the coding sequence ATCATGGCATTCCAACTCACCAGCCGAAGCGTCCCCATGGGCGACTCGGAAATCGTCATCGAACACGGCAAACTGGCCTTGCAGGCCAGCGGCTCGGTCACCGTGCGCTGGGGCGACACCATCGTCCTGGTCACGGCCACGCATCAAGCCCTGGACCGCGACGTGGATTTCCTGCCCCTGACCTGCAACTATCAGGAAATGCTCTACGCCGCCGGCCGGATTCCGGGCAGCTATTTCCGCCGCGAAGTCGGCCGCCCCAGCGACCACGAAACCCTGACCTCGCGCCTCATCGACCGCCCCATCCGCCCTTTGTTTCCCAAGGGCTGCACGCATGAAATCCAGGTCATCGCCACGGTCATTTCCTCCGACAAGGAGCACGCCGCCGACATCCTGGCCATGATCGGCGCCTCGGCCGCCCTGCATATTTCCGACATCCCCTTTGCCGGTCCCATCGCGGCCATCCGCGTCGGCTACAAGGACGGGCAATTCCTGCTCAATCCTCCGGCCTCGCAGCTGGCTTCCAGCGACCTGAACATGGTTCTGGCCGGCACGCGCGACGCCGTGGTCATGGTCGAGGGCGGAGCCCAGTTCCTGTCCGAGGATATCATGGCCGAGGCCGTGGCCTGGGGTCACGCCCAGATCCAGCCCATTCTGGACGCCCAGGAAGAACTGCGCGCCGTTCTGGGCAAGGAAAAATTTCTGGTCACGCCGCCCCAGGAAGACACGGAACTGAGCGAAGCCGTGGCCGAACTGGCCGCCGCGCCCCTCGGGGAAGCCCTGACCGTGCCTGGCAAAATGGACCGCAAGGACGCCAAGAAAAAAGTCCGCCAAGACCTGATGGACGCCCTGGCCACCCGTTTTGCCGACACGCCGGAGCGTTTGAAGGGCGTGGGAGAAATTCTGGAACACCTTGAGAAAAAAATCGTCCGCCAACGGATCATGACCGACAAGGTGCGCATCGACGGCCGCGATCTGACCACGGTCCGCCCCCTGACCCTGGAAGTGGGCTTCCTGCCCCGAACCCACGGTTCGGCGATCTTCACCCGTGGCGAAACCAAATCCCTGTGCACCTGCACCCTGGGCAGCACGCGGGACGAGCAGCGCGTGGAAACCCTGGCCGGAGAAACTTCCCGGCGCTTTCTCATGCACTACAACTTCCCGCCGTACAGCGTGGGCGAAGCCCGCATGCTGCGCGCTCCGTCCCGGCGCGAGGTCGGCCACGGCGCCCTGTCCGAACGCGCCCTGGCTCCGGTTCTGCCGCCGGCCGAAACCTTCCCCTTCACCATCCGCGTCGTGTCCGACATCATGGAATCCAACGGTTCCTCGTCCATGGCATCGGTCTGCGGCGGCACCCTGGCCTTGATGGACGCCGGCGTGCCCATCAAAACGCCCATCGCGGGCATCGCCATGGGGCTCATCAAGGAAGCGGACGAATACCTGGTGTTGACCGATATTCTGGGCGACGAGGATCATCTGGGCGACATGGACTTCAAGGTTGCCGGTTCCCGCGACGGCGTGACGTCCATCCAGATGGACATCAAGATCGCCGGCATTCCCGCCGAGGTCATGCGTCAGGCGCTGCACCAGGCCAAGGCCGCCCGGGTCCACATCCTGGATCAGATGGAGGCGGTCATTTCCACGCCGCGTGGCGAATTGTCCCGATTCGCGCCGCAGATGGAAGTGGTGCATATCTCGCCCGAGAAAATCCGCGAGGTCATCGGACCCGGCGGAAAAAATATCAAGGCGATCTGCGAGGCAACCCAGGCCGATATCGACATCGACGATTCCGGCAAGATTTCCATTTTCGCTCCGGACCAGACCTCGCTGGCCAAGGCCCGGGAAATGGTCCTCTACTACGATCAAAAGGCCGAGCTGAATAAGGATTATGACGGCATCGTCAAAAAAATCATGGATTTTGGCGCGTTTATCGAAATCTTGCCAGGCCTTGAAGGGCTTTGCCACATTTCGCAGCTGGCCCGGGAACGGGTCAACACCGTGCAGGACGTTGTCCAGGAAGGCGACGCCATCCGGGTCCGGGTCATCGACATCGAACCTTCGGGTCGCATCAAACTGAGCCGCAAGGCCATCATCCTGGAAGAACTGGGCGAGGAGCCAGAGCCGGAGCAACCCCGTGCTCCGCGTGGTGATCGTCCCCGTGGCGGCGGAGATCGACGCGGTCCCGACCGCCGAGGACCTCGCCGCGACCGGTAG
- a CDS encoding DUF503 domain-containing protein: MIVGTLRLEFRLHGVFSLKEKRKTANSLKQKLRNTFNVAVAETEAQDAHQILVLGVVTVANETRHVHSQLSKVLAWVEASTDDELVHADMDVFGA, translated from the coding sequence ATGATCGTGGGGACCTTGCGTCTGGAATTCAGACTGCATGGCGTTTTTTCCTTGAAGGAAAAACGAAAAACCGCCAACAGCCTAAAGCAGAAACTGCGCAACACGTTCAATGTCGCGGTGGCCGAAACCGAGGCCCAGGATGCACACCAGATCCTGGTCCTCGGGGTGGTCACGGTGGCCAACGAAACACGTCACGTGCACAGCCAGCTCTCCAAGGTCCTGGCCTGGGTGGAAGCCTCCACCGATGACGAGCTTGTCCATGCCGACATGGACGTATTTGGAGCCTGA
- a CDS encoding 30S ribosomal protein S15 — MVLTPERKAEIVKEYGKTETDTGSPEVQVALLSARIEYLTDHFKGHKKDYHSRTGLLKLVGKRRQLLNYLRNKDIQKYRDLIAKLGLRK; from the coding sequence GTGGTCTTAACCCCTGAACGCAAAGCTGAAATTGTCAAGGAATACGGCAAGACCGAAACGGATACCGGTTCTCCCGAAGTCCAGGTCGCCCTGCTGTCCGCACGGATCGAGTATCTGACCGATCACTTCAAGGGCCATAAGAAGGATTACCATTCCCGCACGGGTCTTCTGAAGCTGGTCGGCAAGCGCAGACAGCTTTTGAACTACCTGCGGAACAAGGACATCCAGAAATACCGCGATCTGATCGCCAAACTCGGTCTGCGCAAGTAG
- a CDS encoding lipid-A-disaccharide synthase yields MSPCPRIWISAGETSGDLHGQLLVHALREQNPNARFMGMAGPAMRAEGVEPILRSEDLSVMGFTEVLARLPKIVALLKTVKHNLARIRPDVLVVIDAPDFHFRVVRIARALGIPVVYYISPKLWAWREGRVAFIRDHVDRLVSILPFEVDFYARHGMRIDYVGHPLLDTLRTPELMAIQPLARRIGILPGSREREIATLLPLFARTAELLASRFPELEFVLPVAPGMDTTLISRYWTATRPVTLVESEIRHATMRSCRAIMAASGTATLETALLGVPTVVAYKFSRPSFLLGKLLVKVPYISLPNLILGDEIFPEYLQNAAHPPAMAARISQWIPDGPHRDDLRRRLDSLPSLLGDGNATRRAARIVLETLHHP; encoded by the coding sequence ATGTCGCCCTGTCCCCGTATTTGGATCAGCGCCGGCGAAACATCCGGCGATTTGCACGGCCAGCTTTTGGTCCACGCCCTGCGCGAACAAAACCCGAACGCCCGGTTCATGGGCATGGCGGGGCCGGCCATGCGCGCCGAGGGGGTCGAGCCCATTCTGCGAAGCGAGGATCTGTCCGTCATGGGTTTCACCGAGGTTCTGGCACGGTTGCCAAAAATCGTGGCCCTCCTGAAAACCGTCAAACACAATCTCGCGCGCATCCGGCCCGACGTACTCGTGGTCATCGATGCTCCGGATTTTCATTTCCGCGTGGTCCGCATCGCGCGGGCCCTGGGTATCCCGGTCGTGTATTACATCAGTCCCAAGCTTTGGGCCTGGCGCGAAGGCCGCGTCGCCTTTATCCGGGACCATGTGGACCGTCTTGTGTCCATCCTGCCCTTCGAAGTGGACTTCTATGCCAGGCATGGCATGCGCATCGACTACGTGGGACATCCACTGCTGGACACGCTCCGCACGCCGGAACTCATGGCCATTCAGCCACTTGCCCGGCGTATTGGCATCCTGCCCGGAAGCCGCGAACGCGAAATCGCGACCCTGTTGCCCCTCTTTGCCCGCACGGCGGAGCTGCTCGCCTCGCGCTTTCCGGAACTGGAATTCGTGCTGCCCGTGGCTCCGGGCATGGACACGACGCTCATCTCCCGCTACTGGACCGCGACACGGCCGGTGACGCTGGTCGAAAGCGAAATCCGCCATGCCACCATGCGCTCCTGCCGGGCCATCATGGCGGCCTCGGGCACGGCCACCCTGGAAACAGCCCTGCTCGGCGTGCCCACGGTCGTGGCCTATAAATTTTCGCGACCGAGCTTCCTGCTCGGCAAACTTTTGGTCAAGGTGCCCTACATTTCCCTGCCCAACCTCATTCTCGGCGATGAAATCTTTCCGGAATATCTTCAAAACGCGGCCCACCCCCCGGCCATGGCTGCCCGGATTTCGCAATGGATTCCCGATGGCCCCCACCGGGACGATCTGCGTCGCCGCCTTGACTCGCTCCCCTCCCTGCTCGGCGACGGCAACGCGACCCGCCGGGCAGCCCGCATTGTCCTGGAAACGCTCCACCATCCATAG
- a CDS encoding bifunctional oligoribonuclease/PAP phosphatase NrnA, whose protein sequence is MTPPLKLIVERIRETDNFLIVSHVSPDGDALGSMLAMGELLRALDKHVTLFNESGLPDRFTWLKPKWDIPRELPATEPETVIVLDCGSPERAGSVIAPWLASKPVINIDHHLGNPMFGTLNWVEQRASSVGEMIGMLARKLGMPLAGLLGEYVYLALVSDTGDFRFNNTRPETLEMAAEILRLGLLPGPFHEQMQSTGTLDQLRMRGTVIQQASLHAQGRITLIAFTRDIFERTGTGPEDTEGLVNTVLYVRGVQVAISLREEEDRIKFSLRSKGSVNVQAVAARLGGGGHRNAAGGHLFMDMDQAKTLMVEAVSAELATA, encoded by the coding sequence ATGACGCCCCCCCTGAAACTCATTGTTGAACGCATCCGGGAAACGGACAACTTCCTGATCGTTTCCCATGTTTCGCCCGATGGCGACGCCCTGGGGTCCATGCTGGCCATGGGGGAGCTGTTGCGCGCCCTGGACAAGCACGTCACCCTGTTCAACGAATCCGGCCTTCCGGACCGCTTCACCTGGCTCAAGCCCAAATGGGACATCCCCCGCGAACTGCCCGCCACCGAGCCGGAAACCGTCATCGTCCTGGACTGCGGCAGTCCGGAGCGGGCTGGCTCCGTCATCGCGCCCTGGCTCGCGTCCAAGCCGGTCATCAACATCGACCATCATCTTGGCAACCCCATGTTCGGCACCTTGAACTGGGTCGAGCAGCGGGCGTCGTCCGTGGGAGAAATGATCGGCATGCTGGCCCGCAAGCTGGGCATGCCCCTGGCCGGTTTGCTGGGTGAATACGTCTATCTGGCCCTTGTTTCGGACACGGGCGATTTCCGTTTCAACAACACCCGCCCCGAAACCCTGGAAATGGCCGCTGAAATCCTGCGCCTGGGCTTGCTTCCCGGCCCATTTCACGAACAGATGCAGTCCACCGGCACCCTGGACCAACTCCGGATGCGCGGCACGGTCATCCAACAGGCATCGCTCCACGCCCAGGGGCGGATCACCCTCATCGCCTTTACCCGCGATATTTTCGAGCGTACCGGCACCGGTCCCGAGGATACGGAAGGTCTGGTCAACACGGTCCTGTATGTTCGGGGCGTGCAGGTGGCCATCAGTCTGCGCGAGGAAGAGGACCGGATCAAATTTTCCCTCCGATCCAAGGGCAGCGTCAACGTCCAGGCCGTGGCGGCCCGTCTTGGCGGCGGCGGGCACCGCAACGCGGCCGGCGGGCATTTGTTCATGGACATGGACCAAGCCAAGACGCTCATGGTCGAGGCCGTGTCCGCGGAGTTGGCCACGGCATGA
- a CDS encoding citramalate synthase, whose protein sequence is MNAIQIYDTTLRDGTQSEELNLSTEDKLRIATRLDQLGVAYIEGGWPGSNPKDKRFFTEMRQYELHTAKLAAFGSTHAAKGTAESDANLQTLVECGAPVLTIFGKTWDIHVTDALKITLERNLELIRDSLAFLRPHARELFYDAEHFFDGYKANPDYALHCLRTAWAAGADLLVLCDTNGGSMSEEIASIMDAVTTQMPEARFGIHAHNDCELAVANSLTAVRHGAIQVQGTINGYGERCGNANLCSIIPNLELKMDRVCLPQGNLQRLTETASFVSEVANLRCFKRQPYTGLSAFTHKGGVHVAAVRRNPRTYEHIEPGLVGNKQRILLSDLAGQSNILYKAKQYGFELDKGDPFVLELLTELKNRENQGYEYSAAEASYELLVNRVLGRARNYFRLVSVRILDSIFTEATEPFTEATVMLRVGGLVEHTAATGKGPVNAMDGALRKALERFYPNLAEMRLLDFKVRVLAGMPSADGHRGTASVVRVLIESGDHTHRWTTVGVSYNIIEASRQALEDSINYKLFKDDQRKLTQAIREI, encoded by the coding sequence ATGAACGCCATTCAAATCTATGACACCACGCTGCGCGACGGGACCCAATCCGAGGAACTGAACCTGTCCACCGAAGACAAGCTGCGCATCGCGACCAGGCTCGACCAGCTTGGCGTCGCGTACATCGAGGGCGGTTGGCCCGGCTCCAACCCCAAGGACAAACGCTTTTTCACCGAAATGCGCCAATACGAACTGCACACGGCCAAACTGGCGGCCTTCGGCTCGACCCACGCCGCCAAGGGCACTGCGGAAAGTGACGCCAACCTGCAGACCCTGGTCGAATGCGGCGCGCCCGTGCTGACCATCTTCGGCAAGACCTGGGACATCCATGTCACCGATGCCCTAAAAATCACCCTGGAACGCAACCTGGAACTCATCCGCGACTCCCTGGCCTTTCTGCGCCCGCACGCGCGGGAGCTGTTTTACGACGCCGAGCACTTTTTCGACGGCTACAAGGCCAATCCGGACTACGCCCTGCACTGCCTGCGCACGGCTTGGGCGGCCGGAGCCGATCTGCTGGTCCTCTGCGACACCAACGGCGGCAGCATGTCCGAAGAAATCGCGTCCATCATGGACGCGGTCACGACGCAAATGCCCGAAGCCAGGTTCGGCATCCACGCCCACAACGACTGCGAGCTGGCGGTGGCCAACTCCCTGACCGCCGTCCGCCACGGCGCGATCCAGGTCCAGGGAACCATCAACGGCTATGGTGAACGCTGCGGCAACGCCAACCTGTGCTCCATCATTCCCAACCTGGAACTCAAAATGGACCGCGTCTGCCTGCCCCAAGGCAATCTGCAACGCCTGACCGAGACCGCGTCCTTCGTGTCCGAGGTCGCCAATCTGCGCTGCTTCAAGCGCCAGCCCTACACGGGTCTTTCGGCCTTCACCCACAAGGGCGGCGTGCATGTGGCCGCCGTACGTCGCAATCCCCGCACCTACGAACACATCGAGCCGGGATTGGTGGGCAACAAACAACGCATCCTGCTCTCGGATTTGGCCGGCCAATCCAATATTCTCTACAAGGCCAAGCAATATGGCTTTGAACTGGACAAGGGCGATCCCTTTGTCCTGGAGCTTTTGACCGAACTCAAGAACCGGGAAAACCAAGGCTACGAGTATTCCGCGGCCGAGGCGTCCTACGAGCTTCTGGTCAATCGCGTCCTGGGGCGGGCGCGGAACTATTTCCGGTTGGTCAGTGTCCGCATCCTGGACTCGATTTTCACCGAAGCCACGGAACCCTTCACCGAAGCCACGGTCATGCTGCGCGTGGGCGGGCTGGTCGAACACACCGCGGCCACGGGCAAGGGTCCGGTCAATGCCATGGACGGCGCGCTGCGCAAGGCCTTGGAGCGCTTCTACCCCAACCTGGCCGAAATGCGTCTCTTGGATTTCAAGGTCCGCGTCCTGGCTGGCATGCCCAGCGCGGACGGTCACCGGGGCACGGCCTCGGTGGTACGGGTATTGATCGAATCCGGGGACCACACGCATCGCTGGACCACGGTGGGCGTGTCCTACAATATCATCGAGGCCAGCCGGCAGGCCCTGGAAGATTCCATCAATTACAAGCTCTTCAAGGATGACCAGCGCAAGCTGACCCAGGCCATCCGCGAAATCTAA
- a CDS encoding phosphotransacetylase family protein, whose amino-acid sequence MIGIYVGATSGYSGKNMIAMGLGLKLQKEGYRVGYMKPVGALPQEKNGVLGDADAFFVQDILGQTEDPALVTPVVVDQDFKMKAFTGKCEDLMPRIKAAYEALGKDKDVMIVAGSGSMYSGKYCNVDGISVIKALDIKGIIIDRYVKELNYDYLVAMKELLGDQLLGVLLNDIPPAFKEELDSLLHPFLESKGIKVLGKIPSDPLMGAIKVADLADRLGGKVITAQDKSDRVVENFLIGTMQVENFMTHFRKSRKSAIIVGGDRSDVQLVALEGQCQCLVLTGNLYPNDIIMTRAEVLEVPIVVVRDDTFSVAKKMEAILSRHKLRDVIKIQHGSQLVSSIIDFPYIKEALGLK is encoded by the coding sequence ATGATAGGAATTTATGTGGGCGCGACATCCGGATATTCCGGCAAGAACATGATCGCCATGGGACTGGGGCTCAAGCTGCAGAAAGAGGGATACCGCGTCGGATACATGAAGCCGGTTGGCGCCTTGCCCCAGGAGAAGAACGGCGTGCTCGGGGACGCGGACGCTTTTTTTGTCCAGGATATCCTGGGGCAGACAGAAGACCCGGCCCTGGTCACGCCCGTGGTCGTGGATCAGGACTTCAAGATGAAGGCCTTCACCGGCAAGTGCGAGGATCTGATGCCCAGGATCAAGGCCGCCTACGAGGCCCTGGGCAAGGACAAGGACGTCATGATCGTCGCCGGTTCCGGAAGTATGTATTCGGGCAAGTATTGCAACGTGGATGGAATCAGCGTGATCAAGGCCCTGGATATCAAGGGCATCATCATTGACCGCTATGTCAAGGAATTGAACTACGACTATCTGGTGGCCATGAAGGAATTGCTTGGCGACCAGCTTTTGGGCGTGCTGCTCAATGACATCCCCCCGGCGTTCAAGGAAGAATTGGACTCCTTGCTCCATCCCTTTCTGGAGAGCAAGGGCATCAAGGTTCTGGGCAAGATTCCGAGCGATCCGCTCATGGGCGCCATCAAGGTCGCTGATTTGGCCGATCGCCTTGGTGGCAAGGTCATCACGGCCCAGGACAAGTCCGACCGGGTGGTGGAAAATTTTCTGATCGGCACCATGCAGGTCGAAAATTTCATGACGCATTTCCGCAAGAGCCGGAAATCGGCCATCATTGTCGGCGGTGATCGCTCCGACGTGCAGCTGGTCGCCTTGGAAGGACAGTGTCAGTGTTTGGTCCTGACCGGCAATCTGTATCCCAACGACATTATCATGACCCGGGCCGAGGTGTTGGAAGTGCCCATTGTCGTGGTCCGTGATGACACCTTTTCCGTGGCCAAGAAGATGGAAGCCATTTTGTCTCGGCACAAGCTCCGTGACGTGATCAAGATCCAGCATGGTTCCCAGCTGGTCAGCTCCATCATTGATTTCCCCTACATCAAGGAAGCCCTTGGACTGAAATAA
- the rbfA gene encoding 30S ribosome-binding factor RbfA — MQRSTTRRSAQMADQIMQVLGMLLVQEVEDPVLALTTITGVRLNRDFSIAEVLYTHIRGRAAEAEIDKALHRAKGFLRTRLGRELKLRAIPDLRFTWDTFLEDMVYDAPPETHC; from the coding sequence ATGCAACGCAGCACGACTCGCCGTTCGGCTCAGATGGCCGACCAAATCATGCAGGTTCTTGGCATGCTCCTGGTCCAGGAAGTCGAGGACCCGGTCCTGGCCCTGACCACCATCACCGGGGTCCGACTGAACCGGGATTTCAGCATCGCGGAAGTGCTCTACACCCACATCCGTGGACGCGCCGCCGAAGCGGAAATAGACAAGGCCCTGCATCGGGCCAAGGGCTTTTTGCGCACACGCCTGGGCAGGGAGCTCAAATTGCGGGCCATTCCGGACCTGCGATTCACCTGGGACACATTCCTCGAGGACATGGTCTATGACGCCCCCCCTGAAACTCATTGTTGA
- the truB gene encoding tRNA pseudouridine(55) synthase TruB — translation MTKPTFKQLDGVLVLHKPGGPTSTDCLNKIKWNLGQKKIGHAGTLDPMATGVLVVLLGQGTKLANYLSADRKAYRGRLVLGQTTDTYDVQGRILTEAPWDHLTPELVRSEILSWKGTMSQEVPPVSAAKHQGTPLYALHRAGKETPVKVKDVTIFDVEILDLNLPHVTFRVVCSAGTYIRSLAHSLGKRLGCGAVLGELEREASHPFTLAQAHDLASVLDSKDGLDKLVLPMAQALPHWPKLMLTKEQSDLVRNGTGLKTSLFPQYPAQGGDRALLLSSTGQPLALVEAQERDQGLVWAILRGLWQA, via the coding sequence ATGACCAAGCCGACCTTCAAACAACTTGACGGCGTTCTGGTTTTACATAAACCCGGAGGCCCGACGTCCACGGACTGCCTGAACAAAATCAAGTGGAACCTGGGCCAGAAAAAAATCGGCCACGCCGGCACCCTGGACCCCATGGCCACGGGCGTGCTGGTGGTGTTGCTTGGCCAAGGCACCAAGCTGGCCAATTATCTGAGCGCGGATCGCAAGGCCTATCGCGGCCGCCTCGTCCTGGGCCAGACCACCGACACCTACGACGTCCAGGGCCGAATTCTGACCGAGGCGCCCTGGGACCATCTGACTCCGGAACTGGTGCGCAGCGAAATCCTGTCCTGGAAGGGAACCATGAGTCAGGAAGTGCCGCCGGTGTCCGCGGCCAAGCACCAGGGAACACCGCTTTACGCCCTGCACCGGGCCGGGAAGGAAACTCCGGTCAAGGTCAAGGACGTTACAATTTTCGATGTGGAGATTCTCGATCTGAATCTGCCCCACGTCACATTTCGAGTTGTCTGCTCCGCCGGAACCTATATCCGCTCCCTGGCCCACAGCCTGGGGAAGCGACTTGGGTGCGGGGCGGTGCTCGGCGAACTGGAACGGGAGGCCAGCCACCCGTTTACCCTGGCCCAGGCGCACGATCTCGCCTCGGTCCTGGACAGCAAGGACGGACTGGACAAACTTGTCCTACCCATGGCCCAGGCGCTGCCACACTGGCCCAAGCTGATGCTGACCAAGGAACAAAGCGACTTGGTCCGCAATGGGACAGGGCTGAAAACCAGCCTGTTTCCGCAGTATCCGGCCCAAGGCGGAGACCGGGCCCTCTTGCTCTCCTCCACGGGGCAGCCCTTGGCCCTGGTGGAAGCGCAAGAGCGGGATCAAGGCTTGGTCTGGGCCATCCTGCGCGGGCTCTGGCAGGCCTGA